In Mycobacterium sp. Aquia_216, a genomic segment contains:
- a CDS encoding thiolase family protein: MTGLRGEAAIVGIAELPAQRRPTGPALFTLDQYAVLAKMAVEDAGVDPAHINGLLTHGVAESAMFAPATLCEYLGLALDFGERVDLGGATSAGMIWRAAAAIELGICDAVLAVVPGSASVPQSQHRPAPAPNWFGASSNNYGSPQAEFEIPYGNLGQNAPYAQIAARYAAEFGYDPAAVAKIAVDQRANACAHPGAVFHGTPITVDDVLASPMIADPIHMLETVMRVHGGAGVLLTNADIARRGRHRPVWIKGFGEHIAFKTPTYADDLLHTPIVRAADNAFAMSGLGRPDVDVASIYDCYTITVLMSLEDAGFCAKGDGMSWVAGHDLTHRGDFPLNTAGGQLSFGQAGMAGGMHHVVDGARQVMGRAGDTQVRDCHTAFVTGNGGIMSEQVALIMRGD, translated from the coding sequence GTGACGGGATTGCGCGGTGAAGCAGCCATTGTCGGGATCGCGGAGTTGCCGGCACAGCGCCGTCCGACCGGGCCCGCGCTATTCACCCTCGACCAGTACGCGGTGCTCGCGAAGATGGCGGTCGAAGACGCCGGTGTGGATCCGGCACACATCAACGGCCTGCTCACCCATGGCGTGGCCGAATCGGCGATGTTCGCCCCGGCGACACTGTGCGAATACCTTGGCCTAGCTCTGGATTTCGGCGAGCGCGTGGATCTGGGCGGGGCGACGTCCGCAGGGATGATCTGGAGGGCAGCCGCCGCGATCGAACTCGGTATCTGCGATGCGGTGCTCGCCGTGGTACCCGGGTCGGCATCGGTCCCACAATCGCAGCACCGCCCGGCGCCTGCCCCGAATTGGTTTGGGGCATCATCGAATAACTACGGTTCGCCGCAGGCCGAGTTCGAAATCCCGTACGGCAACCTTGGCCAGAACGCGCCGTATGCACAGATCGCTGCGCGCTACGCCGCGGAGTTCGGGTACGACCCCGCCGCGGTGGCCAAGATCGCGGTCGACCAACGCGCCAACGCGTGTGCGCACCCGGGCGCGGTTTTTCACGGTACCCCGATCACCGTCGACGACGTTCTGGCCAGTCCGATGATCGCCGACCCGATCCACATGCTGGAAACGGTAATGCGCGTGCACGGGGGAGCGGGCGTCCTGCTCACCAACGCCGACATCGCACGCCGAGGCCGCCATCGCCCGGTGTGGATCAAAGGCTTCGGTGAGCACATCGCGTTCAAGACTCCGACCTACGCCGACGACTTGCTGCACACCCCGATCGTGCGCGCTGCCGACAACGCGTTCGCGATGTCCGGGCTGGGCCGACCCGATGTAGACGTCGCGTCGATCTACGACTGCTACACGATCACGGTGCTGATGAGTCTGGAAGATGCCGGTTTTTGCGCCAAGGGCGACGGCATGTCGTGGGTTGCCGGCCACGATCTCACGCACCGCGGTGACTTCCCGCTGAACACGGCCGGCGGTCAGCTGTCGTTCGGTCAGGCCGGTATGGCAGGCGGCATGCACCATGTGGTCGACGGCGCGCGGCAGGTCATGGGACGCGCCGGCGACACCCAGGTTCGGGACTGCCACACCGCGTTCGTCACCGGCAACGGCGGCATCATGAGCGAGCAGGTCGCGCTGATCATGCGGGGGGACTGA
- a CDS encoding Zn-ribbon domain-containing OB-fold protein, translating to MPFWDGLAQRRIRVQYSPSLQRYVFYPRLLAPGTLADDLEWREIDGAGTLYTFTVARRPTAPPWADAVPQLLAVVQWDAGPRISTELVDIDPSDIRIGMRVEPVFYDLPEAGITLLRYRPA from the coding sequence ATGCCCTTCTGGGATGGCCTGGCCCAGCGTCGAATCCGGGTGCAGTACTCGCCTTCGTTGCAGCGCTATGTCTTCTATCCGCGCCTCCTCGCACCCGGCACCCTGGCCGACGACCTGGAGTGGCGCGAAATCGATGGTGCGGGAACGCTGTACACCTTCACCGTTGCTCGCCGGCCCACTGCCCCGCCGTGGGCCGATGCGGTACCGCAGTTGCTTGCCGTGGTGCAGTGGGATGCCGGGCCGCGGATCAGCACCGAGTTGGTCGACATCGACCCGAGTGACATCCGGATCGGTATGCGAGTGGAGCCGGTGTTCTACGATCTGCCCGAAGCCGGCATCACCCTTTTGAGATACCGGCCCGCATGA
- a CDS encoding alpha/beta hydrolase, with amino-acid sequence MPMDDGVQAMLDQLNAGFPRVENMTGPQARAAVAARRMPVTNADDVASATDRSVPGPGGDIGVRIYHPHGKPSGGRAAIVFYHGGGFVFCDIESHDGFCRALARGSRAAVVSVDYRLAPEHPAPAAALDAYAVFCWVIAHATEIGIDPTRAAVAGDSAGGNLAAVTAILCRDRGVTQPAAQLLIYPAIDPSFDTDSYRRYGTGYFNTRAAMQWYWRQYLGAESSFDPPYLVAPARANAHAGLAPAVIVTAGRDPLHSEGCDYARRLRNAGVPVLHRDFPGLFHGFMTIQSFGPATSAQHLVGADLRRLLHPMGASA; translated from the coding sequence GTGCCCATGGACGATGGCGTGCAGGCGATGCTCGACCAGTTGAACGCCGGATTCCCGCGCGTCGAGAACATGACCGGCCCGCAGGCGCGCGCCGCGGTGGCCGCGCGGCGTATGCCGGTTACCAATGCCGACGACGTCGCGAGCGCCACCGACCGTTCGGTGCCGGGCCCCGGGGGTGACATCGGAGTGCGGATCTACCATCCGCACGGCAAGCCGTCCGGGGGCCGGGCCGCGATCGTGTTCTACCACGGCGGTGGATTCGTCTTCTGCGACATCGAATCTCACGACGGCTTCTGCCGGGCGCTGGCCCGGGGTAGCCGGGCCGCGGTGGTGTCGGTCGACTATCGTCTGGCTCCCGAACATCCCGCGCCCGCGGCCGCGCTCGACGCGTACGCGGTGTTCTGCTGGGTGATCGCGCACGCGACCGAGATAGGCATCGACCCCACCCGCGCCGCCGTCGCCGGGGACAGCGCCGGCGGCAATCTCGCCGCGGTCACCGCGATCCTTTGCCGCGACCGAGGCGTCACCCAGCCCGCCGCGCAACTGCTGATCTACCCGGCGATCGATCCCTCCTTCGACACGGACAGTTACCGCCGCTACGGCACCGGATACTTCAACACTCGCGCCGCTATGCAGTGGTACTGGCGCCAATACCTGGGTGCTGAATCGAGTTTCGACCCGCCCTACCTGGTGGCCCCCGCCCGCGCGAACGCGCATGCGGGCCTGGCGCCCGCAGTGATCGTCACCGCCGGGCGCGATCCCCTGCACAGTGAGGGGTGCGACTACGCTCGCCGGTTGCGTAACGCGGGCGTGCCGGTCCTGCATCGGGACTTTCCCGGTTTGTTCCACGGCTTCATGACCATCCAATCCTTCGGGCCGGCGACGTCGGCACAGCATCTGGTCGGCGCGGACCTGCGCCGGCTACTGCATCCGATGGGCGCCTCGGCATGA
- a CDS encoding flavin-containing monooxygenase yields MTEVSDVIVIGAGFAGLYAVHRLASAGLSVIAVEAAPDVGGTWYWNRYPGARCDVESVDYSYSFDDELQKSWQWSERFAAQPEILAYLRHVADRFDLRRHYRFGVDVVDATFDGGRWHVATASGETYAAQFLLCATGCLSAVNRPNIAGVEDFSGEMYFTAAWPRDDPDLRGKSVGLIGTGSSGIQVAPIIAEQAENLVVFQRSANYTIPMPNRPWSVEEQREIQEQYPERRRVSAYAPAGTPHGSYHKNALDTEPREQAAALWKRWREGGVLFAKTFPDQTSDLSANDVARKFAEERIREIVTDPAVAADLIPVDHPIGTKRICTDNGYYATFNRENVRLVNLRREPIAAITAHGVRTSEATYPFDVLIFATGFDAMTGALIRINPSGPGGERLRDIWADGPVTFLGLMVPGLPNLFTISGPGSPSVLANMVLHAEVQVDWVADLVRAARRLGLSEVEPRLDAALAWTAQVAEAAGRTLFPKAASSWYLGANIEGKKRIFMPYIGGFGTYRRHCDEVARHDYAGLVLTTR; encoded by the coding sequence ATGACCGAGGTCAGCGACGTCATCGTCATCGGCGCCGGGTTCGCCGGGCTCTACGCCGTGCACCGTCTCGCCTCGGCCGGCCTGTCGGTGATCGCCGTCGAGGCGGCCCCCGATGTGGGCGGGACCTGGTACTGGAACCGCTATCCGGGCGCGCGGTGCGACGTCGAAAGTGTGGACTATTCCTACTCTTTCGACGACGAGCTGCAGAAGAGCTGGCAGTGGAGCGAACGCTTTGCCGCCCAGCCGGAGATCCTGGCCTACCTGCGGCATGTCGCCGACCGCTTCGATCTGCGCCGCCATTACCGATTCGGCGTCGACGTGGTCGATGCCACCTTCGACGGCGGTCGCTGGCATGTCGCCACCGCGAGCGGGGAAACGTACGCGGCACAGTTCCTGCTCTGCGCGACCGGCTGCCTGTCGGCCGTTAACCGGCCCAATATCGCCGGCGTTGAGGACTTTTCGGGCGAGATGTATTTCACCGCCGCGTGGCCGCGCGACGACCCCGATCTGCGCGGCAAGTCGGTTGGCCTGATCGGTACCGGGTCATCCGGGATTCAGGTCGCGCCGATTATCGCCGAGCAAGCCGAGAACCTCGTCGTATTCCAGCGATCGGCGAACTACACCATCCCGATGCCCAACCGGCCGTGGTCCGTTGAGGAACAACGCGAGATCCAGGAACAGTATCCCGAACGTCGCCGGGTCTCCGCCTACGCCCCGGCGGGGACACCGCACGGCAGCTATCACAAGAACGCCCTCGACACCGAGCCTCGGGAGCAAGCCGCAGCGCTGTGGAAGCGGTGGCGCGAAGGCGGCGTCCTTTTCGCCAAGACCTTCCCTGACCAGACCAGCGACCTGTCCGCCAACGACGTGGCGAGGAAATTCGCCGAGGAGAGGATTCGGGAGATCGTCACAGATCCCGCCGTCGCAGCCGACCTGATCCCGGTCGATCACCCGATCGGAACCAAACGGATCTGTACCGACAACGGCTACTACGCCACCTTCAACCGCGAGAATGTGCGGCTGGTGAACCTGCGCCGCGAGCCCATCGCGGCGATCACCGCACACGGTGTACGAACCAGCGAAGCCACGTATCCCTTCGATGTGCTGATCTTCGCCACCGGCTTCGACGCGATGACCGGGGCGTTGATCCGAATCAACCCGAGCGGGCCCGGGGGAGAGCGGTTACGTGACATCTGGGCCGACGGGCCGGTGACCTTCCTCGGGCTGATGGTGCCGGGCCTGCCCAACCTGTTCACCATCAGCGGGCCGGGCAGCCCCTCGGTACTGGCGAACATGGTGCTGCACGCCGAGGTTCAGGTCGACTGGGTCGCCGATCTGGTGCGGGCCGCGCGACGACTGGGCCTCAGCGAGGTCGAGCCACGTCTCGACGCGGCGCTGGCCTGGACCGCCCAGGTGGCCGAAGCGGCCGGGCGGACGCTGTTCCCCAAGGCCGCGTCGTCGTGGTACCTGGGCGCCAACATCGAAGGCAAGAAGCGCATCTTCATGCCCTACATCGGCGGGTTCGGCACCTATCGGCGCCATTGCGACGAGGTGGCCCGGCACGATTACGCCGGGCTGGTGTTGACGACGCGATGA
- the fadD1 gene encoding fatty-acid--CoA ligase FadD1 translates to MPETVQQLLRQRRHDDTPAIAHGDRTWTWREHLTEAEAEAAALIALADPARPLHVGAALGNSPAMLRAMAAAALGGYVLCGLNITRRGPALLSDIRRSDCQILLVDDEHRALLEGLDLKGIQVLDVGAAGYAEAVAAAPPLTAHREVVGADTFMMIFTSGTSGNPKAVRFAHGMAIMCGASLIFQYDVTADDVCYLAMPLFHSNGVAAGWAVAIGSGALMVPAKFSPSRFIDDVRRYRVTYLNYVGKPLALILSTPERPDDADTPLRVAFGNEATDRDIAEFARRFGCRVVDSFGSSEFAVIVVREDGTPPGSIGKPYPGVSIYNPTTLRECAVAQFDEHGALTNFDDAVGELVNTQGAGPFVGYYNDPTATAERMRHGMYWAGDLAYRDADGWIYLAGRTADWMRVDGENLAAAPIERILERLPQVGQVAVYAVPDERVGDEVMAALVLRPGMDLQPTDLEDFLAAQSDLSPKAWPRYVRINDDLPATATNKILKRELIAAGISAEGGVLLTRAARGRTYTPGDQAMSVPEVASS, encoded by the coding sequence GTGCCGGAGACAGTTCAGCAGCTTTTGCGACAGCGCAGGCACGACGACACCCCCGCGATCGCCCACGGCGACCGAACCTGGACCTGGCGCGAGCACCTGACCGAAGCCGAGGCAGAGGCGGCCGCGCTGATCGCCCTCGCCGATCCGGCTCGCCCGTTGCATGTCGGTGCCGCGCTGGGCAATTCACCGGCAATGTTGCGCGCGATGGCCGCCGCGGCGCTGGGCGGTTACGTGCTGTGCGGCCTCAACATCACCCGCCGCGGGCCCGCCCTGCTTTCCGACATCCGGCGCTCCGACTGTCAAATTCTACTGGTCGACGACGAGCACAGGGCTTTGTTGGAGGGCCTGGATCTCAAAGGAATTCAGGTACTCGATGTTGGCGCGGCGGGCTACGCCGAGGCGGTCGCCGCGGCGCCACCGCTGACTGCGCACCGCGAGGTCGTCGGTGCCGACACGTTCATGATGATCTTCACCTCCGGGACGAGTGGCAATCCCAAGGCCGTGCGGTTCGCACATGGGATGGCGATCATGTGTGGCGCCAGCCTGATCTTTCAATACGACGTCACCGCGGACGACGTCTGCTATCTGGCGATGCCGCTGTTTCACTCCAACGGTGTTGCCGCCGGGTGGGCCGTCGCGATCGGCAGCGGTGCCTTGATGGTTCCGGCCAAGTTTTCGCCGTCGCGGTTCATCGACGACGTGCGCCGCTATCGGGTGACATACCTGAACTACGTCGGCAAGCCGCTTGCCCTGATCCTCTCCACCCCCGAGCGACCCGACGACGCCGACACGCCGCTGCGCGTGGCGTTCGGCAACGAGGCAACGGATCGCGATATCGCAGAATTCGCACGGCGTTTCGGGTGCCGCGTGGTCGACAGCTTCGGGTCCAGCGAGTTCGCGGTCATCGTGGTGCGAGAAGACGGCACGCCGCCCGGTTCCATCGGCAAGCCCTATCCCGGAGTCAGCATCTACAACCCGACGACGCTGCGGGAGTGCGCCGTCGCACAGTTCGACGAACACGGCGCGCTCACCAACTTCGATGATGCCGTCGGCGAGCTGGTCAACACCCAGGGCGCGGGACCGTTCGTCGGCTACTACAACGACCCGACCGCCACTGCCGAGCGGATGCGACATGGCATGTACTGGGCGGGCGATTTGGCCTATCGTGACGCCGACGGCTGGATCTACCTCGCCGGCCGCACCGCCGACTGGATGCGGGTCGATGGCGAGAACCTCGCGGCCGCACCGATCGAGCGGATCCTGGAACGCCTGCCCCAGGTCGGCCAGGTCGCGGTGTATGCCGTGCCGGACGAGCGGGTCGGCGACGAGGTGATGGCGGCGCTGGTACTTCGGCCCGGGATGGATTTACAGCCAACGGATCTCGAGGATTTCTTGGCCGCACAAAGCGACTTGTCACCTAAGGCGTGGCCGCGCTACGTGCGTATCAACGACGATCTTCCAGCCACGGCCACCAACAAAATCCTCAAGCGGGAGCTGATCGCCGCCGGCATCAGCGCCGAAGGCGGAGTGCTGCTGACTCGAGCGGCACGTGGCAGGACGTATACCCCTGGCGATCAAGCCATGTCGGTTCCGGAAGTCGCATCCTCGTAG
- a CDS encoding DMT family transporter — translation MLFGFLLALGCSVCYGTASVLQAVATRSVEAGGKSGVDAKLLLRALRQWRYLAGIGLDGLGFVLQVAALRLVPIYVVAAALAASIAVTGIVSAWVLSARLSRAEWAAVGVVCVSLAALACAAGPAHFRHAPPGLGWALIGVVVAIFLAGAVAGRLRDRERALALGLAAGSGFGVVEIGVRMLDEIDPTKAAFYTNPALYAAAGGGAAGFLLFTSALQRGSVTTTVAAMVVGETIAPALVGVVWLGDTARPGWGWVVIAGFVVAVAATLMLARFGEAPTPAESG, via the coding sequence GTGCTGTTCGGATTCCTGCTCGCTCTGGGTTGTTCGGTGTGTTACGGGACCGCCTCGGTGCTGCAGGCCGTTGCGACGCGGTCGGTGGAGGCCGGCGGTAAGTCCGGTGTCGACGCAAAGCTGCTGCTGCGCGCATTGCGGCAGTGGCGCTACCTGGCGGGCATCGGACTTGACGGGCTCGGTTTCGTGCTGCAGGTCGCCGCACTGCGCCTGGTGCCGATCTACGTCGTGGCCGCGGCGCTGGCCGCGTCTATCGCGGTCACCGGCATCGTGTCCGCATGGGTGCTGTCGGCACGGCTTTCCCGGGCTGAGTGGGCGGCCGTGGGTGTCGTCTGCGTGAGTCTCGCCGCGCTCGCGTGTGCTGCCGGGCCGGCGCACTTTCGGCATGCCCCACCCGGGCTCGGCTGGGCGCTGATCGGGGTGGTCGTCGCGATATTCCTCGCGGGCGCGGTGGCCGGCCGGCTGCGCGACCGCGAGCGCGCGCTCGCCCTCGGGCTCGCCGCCGGCAGCGGGTTCGGCGTCGTCGAAATCGGAGTACGCATGCTCGACGAGATCGATCCGACCAAAGCCGCGTTCTACACCAACCCGGCCCTGTATGCAGCGGCCGGCGGTGGCGCCGCGGGATTTCTGTTGTTCACGTCCGCGCTGCAACGAGGATCGGTCACCACCACGGTGGCCGCGATGGTCGTCGGTGAAACCATCGCGCCCGCACTCGTCGGCGTGGTGTGGCTGGGCGACACTGCTCGGCCCGGCTGGGGCTGGGTCGTCATTGCGGGGTTCGTCGTCGCGGTCGCCGCGACACTGATGCTTGCCCGATTCGGTGAGGCACCCACTCCGGCGGAATCCGGCTGA
- a CDS encoding SDR family oxidoreductase, protein MSGIEGKVVAITGASSGIGAATARLLAERGARVVLGARRVERLEDVAGQIHEAGGRAVTCRADVARRSDVQRLVGTAVDQFDRLDVLVSNAGMSKIGPISDLDVDGWADVVLREQIRSNMNDFGIPPGRSRERSRSPSSSPTRWRSVTSPSVPRFRASGRLA, encoded by the coding sequence ATGAGCGGTATCGAGGGCAAAGTCGTGGCGATCACCGGGGCGAGCAGCGGCATTGGCGCGGCGACCGCGCGTCTGCTCGCCGAACGTGGCGCCCGGGTGGTCCTGGGGGCGCGACGCGTCGAACGCCTCGAGGACGTCGCGGGGCAGATTCACGAAGCCGGGGGACGGGCCGTCACCTGCCGTGCCGACGTCGCCCGTCGTTCGGACGTGCAGCGGCTCGTCGGCACCGCCGTCGATCAATTCGACCGCCTCGATGTGCTGGTAAGCAACGCCGGGATGAGCAAGATCGGGCCGATCTCGGACCTCGATGTCGACGGCTGGGCGGATGTGGTGTTGCGCGAACAGATCCGGAGCAACATGAACGACTTCGGTATTCCCCCGGGGCGATCGCGCGAGCGATCGCGTTCGCCGTCGAGCAGCCCGACGAGGTGGAGATCGGTGACGTCACCATCCGTCCCACGGTTCAGGGCTAGCGGCCGCCTTGCGTGA
- a CDS encoding alpha/beta fold hydrolase, producing MATAEVNRLLERYRSSGRFFTAAGIKSFVLDEGPRDAPAVVCVHGVPSSAYLYRKVVPALAGTGLRAIAIDLPGLGLAERPADADYTWTGLGRWLLSATNELQLDRFHLLLHDIGGPVGFEVANAAPERVLTMTLLNTIIEVETFRRPWPMAPFAHRGIGEAWLASLHVPGAFLSLMRLVAVSRDVPSAEIACWLPLLFGDDGGRAFLKIMRGFELTAAKERLYLDVVGNGRYPVQVVWGANDTMLPWRRWGVQAQRAAGVQEPIKLPAKHFLQEDKPQEIAEAVYRLTQGGR from the coding sequence ATGGCCACCGCAGAGGTGAATCGGCTGCTGGAACGGTATCGGTCCTCGGGCCGTTTCTTCACCGCCGCGGGGATTAAGTCGTTCGTCCTGGACGAGGGTCCGAGGGATGCACCCGCGGTCGTGTGCGTGCACGGCGTCCCGTCTTCGGCTTACCTGTACCGCAAAGTGGTTCCGGCGCTGGCCGGGACGGGGTTACGGGCGATCGCGATCGACCTGCCCGGGCTTGGGCTTGCCGAACGGCCTGCCGATGCCGACTACACCTGGACGGGTCTGGGCCGCTGGTTACTGTCGGCGACCAACGAGTTGCAACTCGACCGCTTCCACCTCTTGCTTCACGACATCGGCGGGCCCGTTGGGTTCGAGGTGGCCAATGCCGCGCCTGAGCGGGTGCTGACGATGACATTGCTGAACACCATCATCGAAGTGGAAACGTTCCGCCGACCGTGGCCCATGGCGCCATTCGCGCACCGCGGCATCGGAGAAGCGTGGCTGGCGTCTTTGCACGTGCCGGGCGCCTTTCTGTCGCTGATGCGACTCGTGGCCGTGAGCCGCGATGTTCCAAGCGCGGAAATCGCTTGCTGGCTTCCCCTGCTGTTCGGCGACGATGGCGGACGGGCGTTCCTGAAGATCATGCGCGGCTTCGAGCTGACGGCCGCGAAGGAACGCCTCTACCTGGACGTTGTCGGTAACGGGCGCTACCCGGTGCAAGTTGTTTGGGGGGCGAACGACACCATGCTGCCGTGGCGGCGTTGGGGCGTCCAAGCGCAACGCGCCGCCGGCGTGCAAGAGCCAATCAAGTTGCCCGCCAAGCACTTTCTGCAAGAAGACAAGCCGCAAGAGATCGCCGAGGCGGTGTATCGACTCACGCAAGGCGGCCGCTAG
- a CDS encoding class I adenylate-forming enzyme family protein has translation MSAGELDTVGSPAFTDEDSARFRAIGWWSDSTLSDAVRRNAEQSPARRAYCDEPGISLTWHEFDAAATGLAGQLAGLGVARGDRIAVWHGDSTAIHALFVAIERCGAAVVGIGARAGTREAGALLRNTEPKILISDPKRSDAATRAAAESSVSLLVLGHDAGLPRLDADVPAKAVTVESQLGADDVFLINSTSGTTGLPKCVVHTQNRWHYFHQKAVANGLLASDDVFLPVIPTPFGFGIWTSHTTPIYLGASSVILERFTATAACAAIARHQVTVLCCVSSQLTMLMADRASRQYDLSSLRVVFTGGEAIPYRPAAEFEELTGAKILQFYGSNETGLLSATTVDDSLERRLRTGGRIVPEMAVRLFDGDQDVTATGRGQPACRGPATSLGYLGGTDHDKLFTRDGWMLMGDICELDADGYLTVTGRTSDFILRGGKNISASQVEDAVMTHPAIALAAAVAMPDPVFGERVCLYAELADSATVDLPELVNYLLALGVSKELLPERLIVVEEIPRSSGGKVAKGDLRQDIRARMEADDEHA, from the coding sequence ATGAGCGCCGGTGAGCTGGACACCGTGGGCTCGCCGGCATTCACCGACGAGGACTCGGCCCGCTTTCGCGCGATCGGGTGGTGGTCGGATTCGACGCTGTCGGACGCGGTACGCCGCAACGCCGAACAGTCACCGGCCCGGCGCGCTTATTGCGACGAACCCGGCATCTCCCTGACGTGGCATGAATTCGACGCTGCAGCAACAGGTTTAGCGGGCCAGCTGGCCGGTCTCGGTGTCGCGCGCGGTGATCGGATTGCGGTGTGGCACGGTGACTCCACCGCGATCCACGCGCTATTCGTCGCGATCGAACGCTGTGGCGCCGCCGTCGTCGGCATCGGCGCCCGCGCCGGCACCCGCGAGGCCGGCGCGCTGCTGCGCAACACGGAGCCGAAGATCTTGATCAGCGACCCGAAGCGCAGCGACGCCGCGACCCGGGCCGCAGCAGAATCATCGGTGTCCTTGCTGGTCCTGGGTCACGATGCGGGACTGCCGCGCCTGGACGCCGACGTACCCGCCAAGGCGGTGACGGTCGAATCTCAACTCGGCGCCGACGATGTCTTCCTGATCAACTCCACCTCGGGGACCACGGGCCTGCCCAAGTGCGTCGTGCACACGCAGAACCGTTGGCACTACTTTCACCAGAAGGCCGTCGCCAACGGGCTGCTGGCATCGGACGACGTGTTCTTGCCCGTCATCCCGACGCCTTTCGGCTTCGGAATATGGACCAGCCACACCACCCCGATCTACCTCGGCGCCAGTTCGGTGATCCTGGAGCGCTTCACCGCCACGGCGGCATGTGCGGCGATAGCGCGGCACCAGGTAACCGTATTGTGTTGTGTGAGCTCGCAATTGACGATGCTGATGGCCGACCGCGCGTCCCGCCAGTACGACCTGAGTTCGCTGCGGGTGGTCTTCACCGGCGGCGAAGCGATACCGTACCGGCCCGCCGCCGAATTCGAAGAGTTGACCGGCGCCAAGATCCTGCAATTCTATGGCTCGAATGAAACCGGCCTGCTCAGCGCGACGACCGTGGACGATTCGCTGGAGCGCCGACTGCGCACCGGCGGCCGGATCGTTCCCGAAATGGCAGTCCGGCTCTTCGACGGGGATCAAGACGTCACCGCGACGGGGCGAGGCCAGCCGGCGTGCCGGGGCCCGGCGACCAGCCTCGGCTACCTCGGCGGCACCGACCACGACAAGCTGTTCACCCGCGATGGGTGGATGCTGATGGGCGATATCTGCGAACTCGACGCCGACGGCTACCTCACCGTCACCGGCCGCACGTCCGACTTCATCCTGCGCGGCGGCAAGAACATCAGCGCATCGCAGGTCGAGGACGCCGTCATGACCCACCCCGCGATTGCGCTGGCGGCGGCCGTGGCCATGCCGGATCCGGTTTTCGGGGAAAGGGTCTGTCTGTACGCCGAACTCGCCGACTCCGCGACCGTCGACCTACCCGAACTCGTCAACTACCTTCTGGCCCTTGGGGTTTCGAAGGAATTGCTGCCCGAGCGCCTGATCGTCGTCGAAGAAATACCCCGGTCATCCGGCGGAAAGGTCGCCAAAGGAGATCTCCGCCAAGACATTCGAGCAAGGATGGAGGCTGACGATGAACATGCCTGA
- a CDS encoding class II aldolase/adducin family protein encodes MNMPDPRPGGLKVWTPSVVPPIGVDLSNEQALAVAFRHLAGTGFSENMAGHITWQLDGQTDMLVNPWGLWWEELTASDICWVDSDARVVRGRWDVTPAIHIHTELHRVREDARVVIHNHPYYVCVLAALGRLPELVHQTGSLFLDDLCLVDAYDGEIDSPGRAADLVARIGAANLTILANHGVIATGRNLAEAVYRAASIERVCKLAYDVMLTGKEPVAMNWSDMVGMQRSLIERAADVYWAGAARMTIKADPDVLT; translated from the coding sequence ATGAACATGCCTGATCCACGACCAGGTGGCCTCAAGGTGTGGACGCCGTCGGTGGTGCCCCCGATCGGTGTCGACCTGTCCAACGAGCAGGCGCTCGCTGTCGCCTTTCGTCACCTGGCCGGCACCGGCTTCTCCGAGAACATGGCCGGACACATCACCTGGCAGCTCGACGGACAAACCGACATGTTGGTCAATCCGTGGGGCCTGTGGTGGGAGGAACTCACCGCGTCCGATATCTGCTGGGTGGACAGCGACGCCCGGGTAGTCCGCGGTCGTTGGGATGTCACCCCGGCGATCCACATTCACACCGAACTGCACCGGGTCCGCGAGGACGCTCGGGTGGTGATTCACAATCACCCGTATTACGTCTGTGTGCTCGCCGCGCTGGGCAGGCTGCCCGAGCTGGTGCATCAGACCGGGTCGCTGTTTCTGGACGACCTGTGCCTCGTCGACGCCTACGACGGCGAGATCGACAGCCCGGGCCGCGCGGCCGATCTCGTGGCGCGCATCGGAGCCGCCAACCTGACGATCCTGGCCAACCACGGCGTCATCGCGACGGGTCGCAACCTGGCCGAGGCGGTGTACCGGGCGGCGTCGATCGAGCGGGTATGCAAGCTGGCCTACGACGTCATGCTCACGGGCAAGGAGCCGGTCGCGATGAACTGGTCGGACATGGTGGGCATGCAGCGATCACTGATCGAGCGGGCCGCTGACGTGTACTGGGCCGGGGCGGCGCGGATGACCATCAAGGCGGATCCCGATGTGCTCACGTGA